From Microcystis aeruginosa NIES-2549, a single genomic window includes:
- a CDS encoding sulfite oxidase-like oxidoreductase — translation MLGKFFKKPESPDQDRVPPGQYLASGFPVLTYGDTPQIKTEEWLFKVWGKVATTKIFNWSDFMALPQSEFTKDFHCVTRWSKLDVTWTGIKVSDFMALIDLLPEATHVMQHCYGGYTTNLTLEEFLHEDNFFAFQLFGQPLTPDHGGPLRLVVPHLYAWKSSKWINGLEFLDREQLGFWELNGYHRRGDPWLEERYGGF, via the coding sequence ATGTTAGGCAAATTCTTTAAAAAACCAGAATCTCCCGATCAAGACCGAGTTCCTCCGGGCCAATATCTCGCTAGTGGTTTTCCTGTGCTTACCTACGGAGATACTCCCCAAATCAAGACCGAGGAATGGTTATTCAAGGTTTGGGGAAAGGTGGCCACGACTAAAATTTTTAACTGGTCGGATTTTATGGCCCTACCGCAGTCGGAATTTACTAAGGATTTTCACTGTGTCACCCGTTGGTCAAAATTAGATGTGACTTGGACGGGAATTAAGGTATCGGATTTTATGGCCTTAATTGACCTGTTGCCGGAAGCTACCCACGTCATGCAACACTGTTATGGGGGTTATACCACTAACCTCACCCTAGAGGAATTCCTGCACGAAGATAATTTTTTCGCTTTTCAACTGTTTGGTCAACCTTTAACCCCCGACCACGGTGGTCCGCTGCGCTTAGTTGTTCCCCATCTCTACGCTTGGAAAAGTTCTAAATGGATTAATGGCTTAGAATTTCTCGATCGAGAGCAATTGGGTTTCTGGGAACTTAATGGCTACCATCGACGAGGTGATCCCTGGTTAGAGGAACGTTATGGCGGTTTTTGA
- the groL gene encoding chaperonin GroEL (60 kDa chaperone family; promotes refolding of misfolded polypeptides especially under stressful conditions; forms two stacked rings of heptamers to form a barrel-shaped 14mer; ends can be capped by GroES; misfolded proteins enter the barrel where they are refolded when GroES binds), giving the protein MSKIIAFKDESRRALEKGVNALADAVKITLGPKGRNVLLEKKYGAPQIVNDGITVAKEIELSDPLENTGARLIQEVAAKTKDLAGDGTTTATIIAQALIKEGLKNVTAGANPVALRRGLDKTIAYLVEEIAAVAKPIAGDAIAQVATVSSGNDEEVGQMIATAMEKVTTDGVITVEESKSLTTELEVVEGMQIDRGYISPYFITDQERQIVEYDNPLILITDKKISAIAELVPVLEAVARQGRPLLIIAEDVDGEALATLVVNKARGVLNVVAIKAPSFGERRKAVLQDIAILTGGRLISEEVGLSLDTVSLDLLGQAAKITLEKDNTIIVASGDSRNKADVQKRLAQLKKQLEETDSEFDKEKLQERIAKLAGGVAVIKVGAATETELKDRKLRIEDALNATKAAVEEGIVPGGGTTLIHLASKVKAFKASLTNDEEKVAADIVAKALEAPLRQLANNAGVEGDVIVEGVRETAFSVGYNVLTGKYEDLIAAGIIDPAKVVRSAVQNAASIAGMVLTTEALVVEKPVKEAAAPDMGGMGGMGGMGGMGGMGGMGGMGMM; this is encoded by the coding sequence ATGTCCAAAATCATTGCCTTTAAAGATGAATCCCGTCGCGCCCTAGAAAAAGGTGTCAACGCCTTGGCCGATGCGGTAAAAATCACCCTCGGTCCGAAAGGACGCAATGTCTTGTTAGAAAAGAAATACGGCGCCCCCCAGATCGTTAATGACGGCATCACCGTCGCCAAAGAAATCGAATTGTCCGATCCCCTCGAAAACACCGGGGCGAGATTAATTCAGGAAGTAGCGGCAAAAACCAAAGATTTAGCGGGAGATGGCACCACCACCGCCACCATCATCGCCCAAGCTTTAATTAAAGAAGGTCTGAAAAACGTTACCGCCGGGGCCAATCCCGTCGCTTTAAGACGCGGACTAGACAAAACCATCGCCTATCTGGTGGAAGAAATCGCCGCCGTCGCTAAACCGATCGCTGGAGATGCGATCGCTCAAGTGGCCACCGTTTCTTCCGGCAACGATGAAGAAGTGGGACAAATGATCGCCACCGCCATGGAAAAAGTCACCACCGATGGCGTAATCACCGTGGAAGAATCGAAATCCCTAACCACCGAATTAGAAGTAGTGGAAGGGATGCAGATTGATCGCGGTTATATCTCTCCCTATTTCATCACCGATCAAGAAAGACAGATCGTCGAGTACGACAACCCCCTGATCCTGATTACCGATAAAAAAATCAGTGCGATCGCAGAATTAGTCCCCGTCCTCGAAGCCGTTGCCCGTCAAGGTCGTCCCCTATTAATTATCGCCGAAGATGTGGACGGCGAAGCCTTAGCCACTCTAGTGGTCAACAAGGCCCGGGGTGTCTTAAATGTCGTCGCTATCAAAGCCCCCAGTTTTGGGGAACGTCGCAAGGCGGTTTTACAAGATATCGCCATCCTCACCGGCGGTCGTCTGATTTCCGAAGAAGTGGGCTTGAGTCTTGACACGGTTAGCCTCGATCTGCTAGGGCAAGCAGCAAAAATCACCCTAGAAAAAGACAATACAATTATTGTCGCCTCCGGGGACAGCCGCAATAAGGCCGATGTGCAGAAACGTCTCGCCCAACTGAAAAAACAGTTAGAAGAAACCGATTCCGAATTCGATAAGGAAAAATTACAGGAACGCATCGCTAAATTAGCCGGCGGTGTGGCCGTGATTAAAGTCGGGGCAGCCACAGAAACCGAACTCAAGGATCGCAAACTCCGCATCGAAGATGCCCTCAATGCCACCAAAGCCGCCGTGGAAGAAGGTATCGTCCCGGGCGGTGGTACAACCTTGATTCATCTGGCTTCTAAGGTGAAGGCTTTCAAAGCTTCTCTCACTAACGATGAGGAAAAAGTCGCCGCCGATATCGTCGCTAAAGCCCTAGAAGCCCCCCTGCGTCAGTTAGCCAATAACGCCGGCGTGGAAGGGGATGTGATCGTGGAAGGTGTGCGCGAGACCGCTTTTAGCGTCGGTTACAATGTCCTCACCGGCAAGTACGAAGACTTAATCGCCGCCGGAATTATCGATCCGGCTAAAGTGGTACGGTCAGCCGTTCAAAACGCCGCTTCTATCGCCGGCATGGTCCTAACTACCGAAGCCCTCGTGGTCGAAAAACCCGTTAAAGAAGCCGCAGCCCCCGATATGGGCGGCATGGGCGGCATGGGCGGCATGGGTGGCATGGGCGGCATGGGTGGCATGGGCGGCATGGGTATGATGTAA
- a CDS encoding high light inducible protein, producing the protein MTEPQPTQTPKLEDPKFGFNDYAERLNGRAAMIGFVITLLIEYLTGQGLLSWLGLQ; encoded by the coding sequence ATGACTGAACCACAACCGACTCAAACCCCCAAATTAGAAGACCCCAAATTTGGCTTTAATGACTATGCCGAGCGCCTCAACGGTAGGGCTGCTATGATTGGTTTTGTGATCACCCTGTTGATCGAGTATCTCACTGGCCAAGGTCTGTTATCTTGGTTAGGGTTACAGTAG
- a CDS encoding ABC-F family ATP-binding cassette domain-containing protein gives MTLLTVRSLKKDFGIKEILKDASFSLDDRDKVGLIGTNGSGKSTLLKMIAGLESIDGGEIQINSGMKIVYLPQQPDLDDDKTVLEQVFADSGESMTLIKEYEELSDRLVHEPENLDTIMERLSRVSQQIDKLAAWDLETNAKVILSKLGIDNFNARVGDLSGGYRKRIAIATALLADPDCLLMDEPTNHLDALSVEWLQSYLSRFRGGLLLITHDRYFLDRVTNRIIEIDRGDLSTYSGNYAYYLEKKALAEESIASSQRKHAGVLRRELEWLSRGPKARSTKQKARIDRIQAMGNKEFKQVEGKVDIATAGRRIGKKVIEVEKISKAYGDRTLIKDFTYIFTPEDRIGIIGSNGVGKSTLMDIITGKTLPDSGTVDIGSTIHIGYFDQQSDDLNINENQRVIEYLKSVAELVKTLDGIVITASQMLEKFLFPPDQQYAPIYKLSGGERRRLFLLRVLMSAPNVLILDEPTNDLDVQTLAILEEYLEDFNGCVIVVSHDRYFLDRVVDTIFSFETGGNIRQYPGNYSLYLDQKKEEEEPKEKKVTPKTVKASPSPVNKKISFKEKKEYEDIEKQIPILEAKKAEIEQVLYGEPLEDFTKITALTEELAQLSQKIDTLTDRWLELAEKLG, from the coding sequence ATGACACTGCTGACGGTTCGATCGCTCAAAAAAGACTTCGGTATCAAGGAAATTCTCAAAGATGCGAGTTTTAGTCTCGATGATCGCGATAAAGTCGGCCTGATCGGTACGAATGGATCGGGAAAATCGACCCTATTGAAAATGATCGCCGGTTTAGAATCGATCGATGGTGGCGAAATTCAAATCAATTCGGGGATGAAAATCGTCTATTTACCCCAGCAACCCGATCTAGACGACGATAAAACGGTTTTAGAGCAGGTTTTCGCCGATAGTGGCGAAAGCATGACTTTAATCAAGGAATACGAGGAATTGTCCGATCGCCTTGTCCATGAGCCAGAAAATCTGGATACTATTATGGAACGTTTGTCAAGGGTTTCGCAACAAATTGATAAACTTGCCGCCTGGGATTTAGAAACCAATGCTAAAGTTATTTTAAGTAAACTGGGTATCGATAATTTTAATGCTCGCGTGGGAGATTTATCGGGGGGATATCGCAAAAGAATCGCCATCGCTACCGCACTTTTAGCCGATCCTGACTGTTTATTGATGGATGAACCCACCAACCATTTAGACGCGCTTTCCGTGGAGTGGTTACAGAGTTATTTGTCCCGTTTTCGGGGAGGATTATTATTAATTACTCATGATCGCTATTTTCTCGATCGAGTGACTAATCGCATCATTGAAATCGATCGGGGAGACTTATCTACTTATTCCGGTAATTATGCCTATTATCTAGAAAAAAAAGCCTTAGCGGAAGAATCGATCGCCAGTAGTCAACGCAAACACGCGGGAGTTTTACGACGGGAATTAGAATGGTTATCCCGGGGACCAAAAGCGCGCAGTACCAAACAAAAAGCGCGGATCGATCGCATTCAAGCAATGGGTAATAAGGAATTTAAACAGGTGGAGGGAAAAGTCGATATTGCCACCGCAGGAAGACGCATCGGCAAAAAAGTTATTGAAGTAGAAAAAATCTCGAAAGCTTACGGAGATCGCACTTTAATTAAAGATTTTACCTATATTTTTACCCCCGAAGATCGCATCGGTATTATTGGCAGTAATGGGGTAGGAAAATCTACTCTCATGGATATTATTACCGGGAAAACTCTCCCCGATTCAGGCACAGTTGACATCGGTTCCACTATTCATATTGGTTACTTCGATCAACAATCCGATGATCTCAATATCAACGAAAATCAAAGAGTAATCGAATATCTGAAAAGTGTGGCCGAATTAGTCAAAACCCTAGACGGCATCGTCATCACCGCTTCCCAGATGTTAGAAAAATTTCTCTTTCCTCCCGATCAACAGTATGCACCAATTTATAAACTTTCTGGAGGGGAAAGAAGACGCTTATTTTTACTACGAGTTTTGATGAGTGCGCCTAATGTTTTAATCTTAGATGAACCCACCAATGATCTCGATGTGCAGACTTTAGCAATTTTAGAAGAATATTTAGAGGACTTTAACGGTTGTGTGATTGTTGTTTCCCATGATCGCTATTTTCTCGATCGAGTAGTTGATACTATTTTTTCCTTTGAAACTGGGGGTAATATCCGTCAATATCCGGGTAATTATTCCCTTTATCTCGATCAGAAAAAAGAGGAGGAGGAACCAAAAGAAAAAAAAGTCACCCCAAAAACTGTTAAAGCTTCTCCCTCACCCGTCAATAAAAAAATCTCTTTTAAAGAGAAAAAAGAATACGAAGACATCGAAAAACAAATACCAATTTTAGAAGCAAAAAAAGCTGAAATTGAACAGGTACTTTATGGAGAACCCCTAGAAGATTTTACCAAAATAACCGCGCTGACCGAAGAATTAGCTCAATTGAGTCAAAAAATTGATACTTTAACCGATCGCTGGTTAGAATTAGCGGAAAAATTAGGCTAG
- the rpmF gene encoding 50S ribosomal protein L32, whose product MACPKKKTSNAKRDQRRAHWRKQAAREAQKALSLGKSVLSGRSNSFVYPTKEEEEGGDEE is encoded by the coding sequence ATGGCTTGTCCCAAGAAGAAAACCTCAAATGCCAAGCGCGACCAACGGAGAGCGCACTGGAGAAAGCAAGCGGCTCGGGAAGCGCAAAAAGCCTTATCTTTGGGTAAATCTGTTCTTTCTGGTCGTTCTAACAGCTTTGTCTATCCCACTAAAGAGGAAGAAGAAGGGGGAGACGAGGAATAA
- the acsF gene encoding magnesium-protoporphyrin IX monomethyl ester (oxidative) cyclase: MVTTVEPPSQKKAVLRETILTPRFYTTDFEAAANFDLSLQETEIKAMLEEMRTDYNRHHFERQQEFENYQDNLDEKTRNAFIDYLERSCISEFSGFLLFKELSRQLKSRNPLLGEIFHLMARDEARHAGFLNKAMADFNISLDLAKITKTRTYTFFPLEWVLYTVYLSEKIGYWRYILIYRHLQEHPQYKFNPLFNYFESWCQDENRHGDIFKTLLRAKPQLWNNWRSRLWSRFFLLSVFATHSLTVRERSDFYDALGMDAIAFDQEVIRQTNNTSARAFPTILNVDHPQFFPRLNRCAERNLQLKAIDESSAPQWLKTVRKLPLQLGIVGDLLRLYLIKPIDAEATREMVL; the protein is encoded by the coding sequence ATGGTCACTACCGTCGAACCTCCCTCCCAGAAAAAAGCTGTTCTGCGCGAAACTATCCTCACCCCTCGTTTTTATACCACCGATTTTGAGGCTGCCGCTAATTTTGACCTTTCTTTGCAAGAAACCGAAATCAAAGCGATGTTAGAGGAGATGCGAACCGATTATAACCGGCATCACTTTGAACGTCAGCAAGAATTTGAGAACTATCAAGATAATCTCGATGAAAAAACGAGAAATGCTTTTATAGATTACCTAGAACGCTCCTGTATCTCCGAATTTTCCGGCTTTTTGTTATTTAAGGAACTGTCACGACAACTAAAAAGCCGTAATCCCTTGTTAGGGGAGATATTTCATCTTATGGCTAGAGACGAGGCGCGTCATGCAGGATTTCTCAATAAAGCCATGGCTGACTTTAATATTTCCCTCGATCTAGCCAAAATTACCAAAACCCGTACCTACACCTTTTTCCCCCTTGAATGGGTTTTATATACGGTCTATCTCTCCGAAAAAATCGGTTATTGGCGTTATATCCTCATTTATCGTCATTTACAAGAACATCCCCAGTATAAATTTAATCCTCTCTTTAATTACTTCGAGAGTTGGTGTCAGGACGAAAATCGCCACGGAGATATCTTTAAAACCTTACTGCGAGCTAAACCACAATTGTGGAATAATTGGCGATCGAGATTATGGAGTCGTTTTTTTCTGCTTTCCGTCTTTGCTACCCATAGTTTAACTGTACGCGAACGCTCAGACTTTTATGATGCTTTGGGAATGGATGCGATCGCTTTTGATCAAGAGGTAATTCGCCAGACTAATAATACCTCCGCTCGCGCTTTTCCCACCATTTTAAATGTGGACCATCCCCAATTTTTCCCCCGTTTAAACCGTTGTGCCGAACGTAATTTACAATTAAAAGCGATCGATGAAAGTAGCGCTCCTCAATGGCTAAAAACAGTCCGTAAGTTACCCTTACAGCTAGGTATCGTCGGGGATCTATTGCGATTGTATCTAATTAAACCCATAGATGCAGAAGCCACCAGAGAAATGGTACTTTAA
- a CDS encoding Bax inhibitor-1 family protein, with translation MSNTSNFRQALREAKSQALIGPNVIPKALPYLGGGLILTAVGTYGGLGVIQSYPQIFFPTFFVAIVAEIILFFVARNSAESGNTGTALPLLTLYSLLSGYTLSGIVYVALGTSGVGLRGVAIAALGCGLAFVLGRNIGSNLSEKDGLALTQTVSIGILALFIVLIGQLIFSIFGGGTPTWLEIAISGIGVFLFAGSAVVDFYILPRTYRDEQYLSAALSMYLTYINLFIFILRLLIALNGRD, from the coding sequence ATGAGTAATACCAGTAATTTTCGTCAAGCTTTACGCGAGGCTAAAAGCCAAGCACTTATCGGCCCTAATGTTATCCCCAAGGCCTTGCCCTATCTCGGTGGCGGTCTAATTTTGACTGCGGTGGGAACCTATGGCGGTTTAGGTGTGATCCAATCCTATCCCCAGATTTTCTTCCCGACTTTCTTTGTCGCCATAGTTGCCGAGATTATTTTATTTTTTGTCGCGCGTAATAGTGCGGAAAGCGGCAATACAGGCACTGCTCTGCCCCTGCTGACTCTCTATAGCCTTCTTTCTGGCTATACTCTCAGTGGAATCGTCTATGTGGCCCTAGGTACTTCCGGTGTCGGTTTGCGAGGTGTAGCAATTGCTGCCCTCGGTTGCGGCCTCGCTTTTGTGTTGGGACGGAATATCGGCTCGAATCTGTCGGAAAAAGATGGTTTAGCCCTGACTCAAACCGTGAGCATCGGTATTCTCGCTCTTTTTATTGTTCTCATTGGTCAGCTAATTTTCTCTATCTTTGGTGGCGGTACTCCCACCTGGTTAGAAATCGCTATTTCTGGCATCGGGGTTTTCTTGTTTGCAGGCTCCGCAGTGGTGGACTTTTACATCTTGCCCCGTACCTACAGAGATGAACAGTATCTCAGTGCTGCTTTATCGATGTATTTGACCTATATCAACCTATTTATCTTTATTCTGCGCCTTTTAATCGCTCTTAACGGTCGGGATTAG
- a CDS encoding metalloprotease codes for MKPNSGRKRLLSLISAVSCSSLLILSPLAQRAQADDITDALEAVIEYTAQLHQINFKYLLSNGPITTPCGVISLAAFCTVDNTVYVNLKQVTRISDNPLFPLYAVAHEAAHAVQWNRGIGGIDEGGMSIGIELQADCLAGDTLSWLFTEARGLSKQDYIIAGKLLAEAASEVGDFEAPNRSHGTPQQRGDSVLQGFYGENHETCMR; via the coding sequence ATGAAACCTAACTCTGGCCGTAAACGTTTATTATCCCTGATATCTGCTGTTTCTTGTAGTTCCCTGTTGATTTTATCCCCTCTAGCCCAGAGAGCGCAAGCAGACGATATTACGGATGCCTTAGAAGCGGTAATTGAATATACGGCTCAATTACACCAGATCAATTTTAAGTATTTGTTAAGCAATGGCCCGATAACCACTCCCTGCGGCGTAATTTCCCTAGCGGCTTTCTGCACTGTAGATAATACAGTCTATGTCAATCTCAAGCAAGTTACTCGCATTAGTGATAATCCCCTATTTCCCCTTTACGCCGTCGCTCACGAGGCTGCTCACGCTGTTCAGTGGAATCGGGGTATCGGTGGCATCGATGAAGGTGGAATGAGCATCGGCATTGAATTACAGGCCGATTGTCTAGCAGGAGATACCCTTTCCTGGTTATTTACCGAAGCGAGAGGTTTATCCAAACAGGATTATATAATAGCGGGAAAACTTCTAGCGGAAGCGGCCTCGGAAGTGGGCGATTTTGAGGCCCCCAATCGCTCCCACGGGACACCACAACAGCGAGGTGATTCGGTCTTACAAGGATTCTACGGGGAAAATCATGAAACTTGTATGCGTTAG